Proteins from a genomic interval of Phyllopteryx taeniolatus isolate TA_2022b chromosome 3, UOR_Ptae_1.2, whole genome shotgun sequence:
- the tor2a gene encoding prosalusin isoform X2 has product MQTMPNPSELEWDLYKNIYGQHLAQDMVSEEVARFLADKTPERPLVLSLHGSSGTGKTLVSGMLTRYLYASAMSSPFVHQFIPTLHFPADGHVELQREQLKSWVQGNVTECSRSVFIFDEMDRMAPGLVDVLEPLLGSSHVVFRTNYRKAIYVFVSTAGAEVINKAALEQREAGLDREEMTSAELQDAIAEAVYDNPTNGLYNSSIIRHKLVTAFVPFLPLCRHHVEQCVRAQLCQRGACGRDDVARAVAADMTYEPSPGHYFSTSGCKNVAAKINLFL; this is encoded by the exons AGTTGGAGTGGGACCTGTACAAGAACATCTATGGCCAGCACCTCGCTCAGGATATGGTCTCCGAGGAGGTGGCCCGCTTCCTCGCCGACAAAACACCTGAGAGGCCGCTGGTGCTCTCGCTGCACGGCTCGTCAGGCACGGGCAAGACGCTGGTCAGTGGCATGCTTACGCGGTACCTGTACGCCTCGGCCATGAGCAGCCCCTTCGTCCACCAATTCATCCCCACGCTGCACTTCCCTGCAGACGGACACGTGGAGCTGCAACGG GAGCAGCTGAAGTCTTGGGTCCAGGGCAATGTGACTGAGTGCTCTCGCTCTGTCTTCATCTTCGATGAGATGGACAGAATGGCCCCAGGGCTGGTGGATGTTCTGGAGCCACTCCTGGGATCCTCCCACGTGGTCTTCCGCACCAACTACCGCAAGGCCATTTACGTCTTTGTCAG TACTGCAGGTGCGGAGGTGATCAACAAGGCGGCTCTGGAGCAGCGTGAAGCCGGGTTGGACCGAGAGGAGATGACTTCGGCCGAGCTGCAGGACGCCATCGCTGAGGCCGTCTACGACAACCCAACCA ATGGTCTCTACAACTCGTCCATCATTCGTCACAAGTTGGTGACCGCCTTCGTGCCCTTCctcccactgtgccgccaccaTGTGGAGCAATGCGTGCGGGCGCAGCTGTGCCAGCGCGGCGCATGTGGGCGCGACGACGTGGCACGGGCCGTGGCGGCTGACATGACGTACGAGCCTTCGCCGGGACACTACTTTTCCACCAGCGGATGCAAAAACGTGGCCGCCAAAATCAACCTGTTCTTGTGA
- the tor2a gene encoding prosalusin isoform X3, whose amino-acid sequence MVSEEVARFLADKTPERPLVLSLHGSSGTGKTLVSGMLTRYLYASAMSSPFVHQFIPTLHFPADGHVELQREQLKSWVQGNVTECSRSVFIFDEMDRMAPGLVDVLEPLLGSSHVVFRTNYRKAIYVFVSTAGAEVINKAALEQREAGLDREEMTSAELQDAIAEAVYDNPTNGLYNSSIIRHKLVTAFVPFLPLCRHHVEQCVRAQLCQRGACGRDDVARAVAADMTYEPSPGHYFSTSGCKNVAAKINLFL is encoded by the exons ATGGTCTCCGAGGAGGTGGCCCGCTTCCTCGCCGACAAAACACCTGAGAGGCCGCTGGTGCTCTCGCTGCACGGCTCGTCAGGCACGGGCAAGACGCTGGTCAGTGGCATGCTTACGCGGTACCTGTACGCCTCGGCCATGAGCAGCCCCTTCGTCCACCAATTCATCCCCACGCTGCACTTCCCTGCAGACGGACACGTGGAGCTGCAACGG GAGCAGCTGAAGTCTTGGGTCCAGGGCAATGTGACTGAGTGCTCTCGCTCTGTCTTCATCTTCGATGAGATGGACAGAATGGCCCCAGGGCTGGTGGATGTTCTGGAGCCACTCCTGGGATCCTCCCACGTGGTCTTCCGCACCAACTACCGCAAGGCCATTTACGTCTTTGTCAG TACTGCAGGTGCGGAGGTGATCAACAAGGCGGCTCTGGAGCAGCGTGAAGCCGGGTTGGACCGAGAGGAGATGACTTCGGCCGAGCTGCAGGACGCCATCGCTGAGGCCGTCTACGACAACCCAACCA ATGGTCTCTACAACTCGTCCATCATTCGTCACAAGTTGGTGACCGCCTTCGTGCCCTTCctcccactgtgccgccaccaTGTGGAGCAATGCGTGCGGGCGCAGCTGTGCCAGCGCGGCGCATGTGGGCGCGACGACGTGGCACGGGCCGTGGCGGCTGACATGACGTACGAGCCTTCGCCGGGACACTACTTTTCCACCAGCGGATGCAAAAACGTGGCCGCCAAAATCAACCTGTTCTTGTGA